From Larus michahellis chromosome 8, bLarMic1.1, whole genome shotgun sequence, one genomic window encodes:
- the GLMN gene encoding glomulin isoform X1, whose product MPEEQSQTIMAVDELQAIIQRCQVLEEADFKGEDFNLFQVAGQKCLEDGYASQLLEVIQNEKNKVIIKNMGWNLISPLVRCIFMYKQEDDKREHCLKILDQLAQLCNPKELFLGLLEQIEQTSGEQVCQTIMLLLQPLQTVLLKLQNKKAYSVGLSLAMIMNQLTPLPVPYTKQQIQEDKLGLCQCCNAVMDFAKPFVSEVVKNMEKSSEYNDMELKEELLKFCMKSLKYPLLTAQLEQLEGIEEHPFRRFATEIIDILWNIRELIPLVFLHRKGKSPHWENQEFADIEQKNSAESLACLSYLMFVQRFGIDCFPMVFSPSYLLQCNMTHIEVLLIRTEESMLSKGLDLFESCLLRMENNSLLHQYLEFRGFINVPQVLVKVMTLCPIEHLRKKSLNILQLFIDKFDAEGKYTLFRCLLKTSNHAGVEGYVIKNIKDQIHLSLMKACDNTWFTGQHLISLLDLVLLLPEGAETDLLQNSDRIMASLNLLRYLIIKDCESDNQTGVWTILPKIEQNFLKPLHVGLNMSKAHYEAEIKNKKENRREAHSSNTVCSLTVSGEKMPAMTTEMQLQVLHSALFTFDLIESVLSRVEELIEVKIKGGMDENS is encoded by the exons ATGCCAGAAGAACAAAGTCAAACTATAATGGCGGTTGACGAACTTCAGGCCATAATACAAAGATGC caagtTCTGGAAGAAGCTGATTTCAAAGGAGAagattttaatctgtttcagGTAGCAGGTCAGAAATGTTTAGAAGATGGGTATGCATCTCAGTTATTAGAAGtaattcaaaatgagaaaaataag gTTATCATCAAGAATATGGGTTGGAATCTCATCTCTCCTCTTGTTAGATGTATTTTCATGTACAAACAGGAAGATGATAAGCGAGAACACTGCCTGAAGATACTAGATCAGTTGGCACAG CTATGCAATCCAAAGGAACTTTTTTTGGGTTTACTTGAGCAGATTGAGCAGACTTCTGGGGAGCAAGTATGCCAAACTATCATGTTATTGCTTCAACCTTTGCAGACAG tgCTTTTGAAACTTCAGAACAAGAAGGCCTACTCAGTGGGTTTATCTTTGGCCATGATTATGAATCAGCTTACTCCCTTACCTGTACCTTATACGAAACAACAAATACAAGAAGATAAACTTGGTCTCTGTCAATGTTGTAATGCAGTGATGGACTTTGCTAAACCTTTTGTGAGTGAAGTTGTTAAAAACATGGAAAAGTCATCAGAATACAATGACATGGAGCTGAAAGAAGAATTATTAAAATT ctgtatgAAAAGCCTGAAATACCCATTATTGACAGCTCAGCTTGAGCAACTTGAAGGCATTGAAGAACATCCCTTTCGCCGTTTTGCAACTGAAATTATA GACATTTTGTGGAATATAAGAGAATTGATACCATTAGTGTTTTTACATCGTAAAGGCAAAAGTCCACACTGGGAGAATCAGGAGTTTGCGGACATAGAGCAAAAGAATTCTGCGGAGTCTTTGGCATGTCTGTCGTATCTGATGTTTGTTCAGCGTTTTGGTATTGATTGCTTTCCAATGGTATTTAG tcCATCATACCTTCTCCAATGTAATATGACACATATTGAAGTGCTACTGATAAG aacaGAAGAATCTATGTTATCTAAAGGACTT GATCTGTTTGAGAGCTGTTTATTGAGAATGGAAAACAATAGCCTTCTCCATCAATATTTAGAATTCAGAGGTTTTATTAATGTACCTCAG GTTTTGGTGAAAGTTATGACCCTTTGTCCCATAGAGCATCTG agaaagaagagtttaaatattttgcagttgtTCATAGACAAGTTTGATGCAGAGGGAAAATATACGTTATTCAG gTGTTTACTGAAGACAAGCAACCATGCTGGTGTGGAAGGATAcgttattaaaaatataaaagatcaGATTCACTTGTCGTTAATG aagGCATGTGACAACACTTGGTTTACAGGACAGCACCTGATCTCCCTTCTGGATTTAGTGCTTTTGCTTCCAGAAGGTGCTGAGACAGATCTTCTGCAAAACTCAGATAG GATTATGGCATCACTAAATCTACTGAGATACTTAATCATTAAGGACTGTGAAAGTGATAATCAA ACCGGTGTGTGGACCATACTTCCCAAGATTGagcaaaattttttaaaaccactgCATGTAGGACTCAATATGTCAAAAGCACACtatgaagcagaaataaagaataagaaagaaaacagaagag AGGCACACAGTTCTAACACAGTTTGCTCTCTAACTGTTAGTGGGGAAAAGATGCCTGCAATGACTACTGAAATGCAGCTTCAG GTTTTACACTCAGCGCTCTTCACATTTGATTTAATAGAAAGTGTTCTATCTCGAGTAGAGGAACTCattgaagtgaaaataaaaggtgGAATGGATGAAAATAGTTAG
- the GLMN gene encoding glomulin isoform X3, producing the protein MPEEQSQTIMAVDELQAIIQRCVAGQKCLEDGYASQLLEVIQNEKNKVIIKNMGWNLISPLVRCIFMYKQEDDKREHCLKILDQLAQLCNPKELFLGLLEQIEQTSGEQVCQTIMLLLQPLQTVLLKLQNKKAYSVGLSLAMIMNQLTPLPVPYTKQQIQEDKLGLCQCCNAVMDFAKPFVSEVVKNMEKSSEYNDMELKEELLKFCMKSLKYPLLTAQLEQLEGIEEHPFRRFATEIIDILWNIRELIPLVFLHRKGKSPHWENQEFADIEQKNSAESLACLSYLMFVQRFGIDCFPMVFSPSYLLQCNMTHIEVLLIRTEESMLSKGLDLFESCLLRMENNSLLHQYLEFRGFINVPQVLVKVMTLCPIEHLRKKSLNILQLFIDKFDAEGKYTLFRCLLKTSNHAGVEGYVIKNIKDQIHLSLMKACDNTWFTGQHLISLLDLVLLLPEGAETDLLQNSDRIMASLNLLRYLIIKDCESDNQTGVWTILPKIEQNFLKPLHVGLNMSKAHYEAEIKNKKENRREAHSSNTVCSLTVSGEKMPAMTTEMQLQVLHSALFTFDLIESVLSRVEELIEVKIKGGMDENS; encoded by the exons ATGCCAGAAGAACAAAGTCAAACTATAATGGCGGTTGACGAACTTCAGGCCATAATACAAAGATGC GTAGCAGGTCAGAAATGTTTAGAAGATGGGTATGCATCTCAGTTATTAGAAGtaattcaaaatgagaaaaataag gTTATCATCAAGAATATGGGTTGGAATCTCATCTCTCCTCTTGTTAGATGTATTTTCATGTACAAACAGGAAGATGATAAGCGAGAACACTGCCTGAAGATACTAGATCAGTTGGCACAG CTATGCAATCCAAAGGAACTTTTTTTGGGTTTACTTGAGCAGATTGAGCAGACTTCTGGGGAGCAAGTATGCCAAACTATCATGTTATTGCTTCAACCTTTGCAGACAG tgCTTTTGAAACTTCAGAACAAGAAGGCCTACTCAGTGGGTTTATCTTTGGCCATGATTATGAATCAGCTTACTCCCTTACCTGTACCTTATACGAAACAACAAATACAAGAAGATAAACTTGGTCTCTGTCAATGTTGTAATGCAGTGATGGACTTTGCTAAACCTTTTGTGAGTGAAGTTGTTAAAAACATGGAAAAGTCATCAGAATACAATGACATGGAGCTGAAAGAAGAATTATTAAAATT ctgtatgAAAAGCCTGAAATACCCATTATTGACAGCTCAGCTTGAGCAACTTGAAGGCATTGAAGAACATCCCTTTCGCCGTTTTGCAACTGAAATTATA GACATTTTGTGGAATATAAGAGAATTGATACCATTAGTGTTTTTACATCGTAAAGGCAAAAGTCCACACTGGGAGAATCAGGAGTTTGCGGACATAGAGCAAAAGAATTCTGCGGAGTCTTTGGCATGTCTGTCGTATCTGATGTTTGTTCAGCGTTTTGGTATTGATTGCTTTCCAATGGTATTTAG tcCATCATACCTTCTCCAATGTAATATGACACATATTGAAGTGCTACTGATAAG aacaGAAGAATCTATGTTATCTAAAGGACTT GATCTGTTTGAGAGCTGTTTATTGAGAATGGAAAACAATAGCCTTCTCCATCAATATTTAGAATTCAGAGGTTTTATTAATGTACCTCAG GTTTTGGTGAAAGTTATGACCCTTTGTCCCATAGAGCATCTG agaaagaagagtttaaatattttgcagttgtTCATAGACAAGTTTGATGCAGAGGGAAAATATACGTTATTCAG gTGTTTACTGAAGACAAGCAACCATGCTGGTGTGGAAGGATAcgttattaaaaatataaaagatcaGATTCACTTGTCGTTAATG aagGCATGTGACAACACTTGGTTTACAGGACAGCACCTGATCTCCCTTCTGGATTTAGTGCTTTTGCTTCCAGAAGGTGCTGAGACAGATCTTCTGCAAAACTCAGATAG GATTATGGCATCACTAAATCTACTGAGATACTTAATCATTAAGGACTGTGAAAGTGATAATCAA ACCGGTGTGTGGACCATACTTCCCAAGATTGagcaaaattttttaaaaccactgCATGTAGGACTCAATATGTCAAAAGCACACtatgaagcagaaataaagaataagaaagaaaacagaagag AGGCACACAGTTCTAACACAGTTTGCTCTCTAACTGTTAGTGGGGAAAAGATGCCTGCAATGACTACTGAAATGCAGCTTCAG GTTTTACACTCAGCGCTCTTCACATTTGATTTAATAGAAAGTGTTCTATCTCGAGTAGAGGAACTCattgaagtgaaaataaaaggtgGAATGGATGAAAATAGTTAG
- the GLMN gene encoding glomulin isoform X2, with product MPEEQSQTIMAVDELQAIIQRCQVLEEADFKGEDFNLFQVAGQKCLEDGYASQLLEVIQNEKNKVIIKNMGWNLISPLVRCIFMYKQEDDKREHCLKILDQLAQLCNPKELFLGLLEQIEQTSGEQVCQTIMLLLQPLQTVLLKLQNKKAYSVGLSLAMIMNQLTPLPVPYTKQQIQEDKLGLCQCCNAVMDFAKPFVSEVVKNMEKSSEYNDMELKEELLKFCMKSLKYPLLTAQLEQLEGIEEHPFRRFATEIIDILWNIRELIPLVFLHRKGKSPHWENQEFADIEQKNSAESLACLSYLMFVQRFGIDCFPMVFSPSYLLQCNMTHIEVLLIRTEESMLSKGLDLFESCLLRMENNSLLHQYLEFRGFINVPQVLVKVMTLCPIEHLRKKSLNILQLFIDKFDAEGKYTLFRCLLKTSNHAGVEGYVIKNIKDQIHLSLMACDNTWFTGQHLISLLDLVLLLPEGAETDLLQNSDRIMASLNLLRYLIIKDCESDNQTGVWTILPKIEQNFLKPLHVGLNMSKAHYEAEIKNKKENRREAHSSNTVCSLTVSGEKMPAMTTEMQLQVLHSALFTFDLIESVLSRVEELIEVKIKGGMDENS from the exons ATGCCAGAAGAACAAAGTCAAACTATAATGGCGGTTGACGAACTTCAGGCCATAATACAAAGATGC caagtTCTGGAAGAAGCTGATTTCAAAGGAGAagattttaatctgtttcagGTAGCAGGTCAGAAATGTTTAGAAGATGGGTATGCATCTCAGTTATTAGAAGtaattcaaaatgagaaaaataag gTTATCATCAAGAATATGGGTTGGAATCTCATCTCTCCTCTTGTTAGATGTATTTTCATGTACAAACAGGAAGATGATAAGCGAGAACACTGCCTGAAGATACTAGATCAGTTGGCACAG CTATGCAATCCAAAGGAACTTTTTTTGGGTTTACTTGAGCAGATTGAGCAGACTTCTGGGGAGCAAGTATGCCAAACTATCATGTTATTGCTTCAACCTTTGCAGACAG tgCTTTTGAAACTTCAGAACAAGAAGGCCTACTCAGTGGGTTTATCTTTGGCCATGATTATGAATCAGCTTACTCCCTTACCTGTACCTTATACGAAACAACAAATACAAGAAGATAAACTTGGTCTCTGTCAATGTTGTAATGCAGTGATGGACTTTGCTAAACCTTTTGTGAGTGAAGTTGTTAAAAACATGGAAAAGTCATCAGAATACAATGACATGGAGCTGAAAGAAGAATTATTAAAATT ctgtatgAAAAGCCTGAAATACCCATTATTGACAGCTCAGCTTGAGCAACTTGAAGGCATTGAAGAACATCCCTTTCGCCGTTTTGCAACTGAAATTATA GACATTTTGTGGAATATAAGAGAATTGATACCATTAGTGTTTTTACATCGTAAAGGCAAAAGTCCACACTGGGAGAATCAGGAGTTTGCGGACATAGAGCAAAAGAATTCTGCGGAGTCTTTGGCATGTCTGTCGTATCTGATGTTTGTTCAGCGTTTTGGTATTGATTGCTTTCCAATGGTATTTAG tcCATCATACCTTCTCCAATGTAATATGACACATATTGAAGTGCTACTGATAAG aacaGAAGAATCTATGTTATCTAAAGGACTT GATCTGTTTGAGAGCTGTTTATTGAGAATGGAAAACAATAGCCTTCTCCATCAATATTTAGAATTCAGAGGTTTTATTAATGTACCTCAG GTTTTGGTGAAAGTTATGACCCTTTGTCCCATAGAGCATCTG agaaagaagagtttaaatattttgcagttgtTCATAGACAAGTTTGATGCAGAGGGAAAATATACGTTATTCAG gTGTTTACTGAAGACAAGCAACCATGCTGGTGTGGAAGGATAcgttattaaaaatataaaagatcaGATTCACTTGTCGTTAATG GCATGTGACAACACTTGGTTTACAGGACAGCACCTGATCTCCCTTCTGGATTTAGTGCTTTTGCTTCCAGAAGGTGCTGAGACAGATCTTCTGCAAAACTCAGATAG GATTATGGCATCACTAAATCTACTGAGATACTTAATCATTAAGGACTGTGAAAGTGATAATCAA ACCGGTGTGTGGACCATACTTCCCAAGATTGagcaaaattttttaaaaccactgCATGTAGGACTCAATATGTCAAAAGCACACtatgaagcagaaataaagaataagaaagaaaacagaagag AGGCACACAGTTCTAACACAGTTTGCTCTCTAACTGTTAGTGGGGAAAAGATGCCTGCAATGACTACTGAAATGCAGCTTCAG GTTTTACACTCAGCGCTCTTCACATTTGATTTAATAGAAAGTGTTCTATCTCGAGTAGAGGAACTCattgaagtgaaaataaaaggtgGAATGGATGAAAATAGTTAG